One window of the Carnobacterium maltaromaticum DSM 20342 genome contains the following:
- a CDS encoding MFS transporter, which translates to MENQQVAKKKGLEYWQQIIIMLCLGWTVIWIYRSALSPIFPELNLSLGGGISDSSLGAIASFYFFGYTGMQIPAGILVDKFGKKMVLIPGFTLFALAAIVIANANGITMVYAGSLMAGIGCGSYYGSAYSLSSESIPQERRGLSTAIINSGSAVGMGIGLILSSLLVKQLGLPWQIMMYLVAILVVLIMIVFIKVIRTTPDAVVNHPTAKAKHDPEDKVSMSTLFAPHMIASYVLYFATCYGYYMVVTWLPSFLQQERGFEGVAIGFSSALVAFSAIPGALFFSRLSDKFQDKKIQFIVVLELLAAAMLVLTVMAPTSGVLLVGLVLYGLLGKLAVEPIIISYIGDTAPKKGYGTTFGVFNFFGMSSSVLAPWVTGVISDATGSKVNGFFLSAIIMVVGTVLFLGANIMMKNKKAKAK; encoded by the coding sequence ATGGAGAATCAGCAAGTTGCAAAGAAAAAAGGCTTGGAATATTGGCAACAGATTATTATTATGTTGTGTTTAGGTTGGACAGTTATTTGGATTTATCGTTCAGCTTTGTCGCCAATTTTTCCAGAGTTAAACCTATCTTTAGGTGGCGGAATTAGTGATAGTTCTTTAGGGGCTATTGCCAGCTTTTATTTCTTTGGTTATACAGGGATGCAAATTCCAGCAGGTATTTTAGTTGATAAATTTGGGAAGAAAATGGTTTTAATTCCTGGTTTTACATTGTTTGCTTTAGCTGCAATCGTCATTGCAAATGCTAATGGTATTACTATGGTTTATGCAGGAAGTTTAATGGCTGGTATTGGATGTGGATCTTATTATGGTTCTGCCTATTCATTATCATCTGAAAGTATTCCGCAAGAACGTCGTGGACTTTCAACAGCAATTATTAATAGTGGTTCCGCAGTGGGTATGGGGATCGGTCTTATTTTATCAAGTTTACTAGTAAAACAATTAGGTTTGCCTTGGCAAATTATGATGTATTTAGTAGCAATCTTAGTTGTCTTAATCATGATTGTCTTTATAAAAGTTATTCGTACGACTCCAGATGCTGTTGTGAATCATCCAACGGCTAAAGCAAAACATGATCCTGAGGATAAAGTTTCAATGAGCACTTTATTTGCTCCACATATGATTGCTTCCTATGTTCTTTATTTCGCAACATGTTATGGCTATTATATGGTTGTTACATGGTTGCCATCATTTTTACAGCAAGAACGTGGATTTGAAGGGGTTGCAATTGGTTTTTCTTCTGCCTTAGTTGCTTTTTCAGCTATTCCTGGAGCGTTGTTCTTTAGTCGTTTATCTGATAAGTTTCAAGACAAAAAAATTCAATTTATTGTTGTACTAGAATTATTAGCTGCAGCGATGCTTGTTTTAACTGTTATGGCTCCTACATCTGGTGTCTTACTTGTTGGGTTAGTGTTATATGGATTATTAGGAAAATTAGCTGTTGAACCAATTATCATTTCTTATATCGGGGATACTGCACCGAAAAAAGGCTATGGAACAACTTTTGGAGTCTTCAATTTCTTTGGTATGAGTTCCTCAGTATTGGCACCTTGGGTTACAGGAGTGATCTCTGATGCTACAGGTTCAAAAGTTAATGGATTCTTTTTATCAGCTATTATCATGGTTGTTGGGACCGTTCTATTTTTAGGAGCCAACATTATGATGAAAAATAAAAAAGCTAAAGCGAAATAA
- the allE gene encoding (S)-ureidoglycine aminohydrolase, whose protein sequence is MGYRNKNTGYNDDLLASRSIIRRGNFALIPPDGLVNNTIPGFENCELSILSSPKLGASFVDYLVTLLPNGKNTRGFGEPGVETFVYVLSGKVKISDGENEYIHTDGGYVYLPAGKKMYLENIYGENSELFLYKKRYEAIDGYEAHVVSGNTNDIQAEEYEGMSDVLLTDLLPKGLGFDMNFHILSFKPGASHGYIETHVQEHGAYMLSGAGVYVLDNEWLPIKKGDYLFMGAYVPQATYAVGRDESFSYLYSKDCNRDAQI, encoded by the coding sequence ATGGGTTATAGAAATAAAAATACAGGTTACAATGATGATTTATTAGCGTCACGTTCAATTATAAGAAGAGGCAACTTTGCTTTGATTCCACCAGATGGTTTAGTGAATAATACAATTCCAGGTTTTGAAAATTGTGAACTATCAATTCTTTCATCACCTAAATTAGGTGCAAGCTTTGTTGATTATTTGGTTACATTGTTACCAAATGGGAAAAATACACGTGGATTCGGTGAACCAGGAGTTGAGACTTTTGTCTATGTACTTTCTGGAAAAGTTAAAATAAGTGATGGTGAAAACGAATACATTCATACGGATGGAGGCTATGTCTACTTACCCGCTGGAAAAAAAATGTATTTAGAAAATATTTATGGCGAAAATAGTGAACTCTTCCTATATAAAAAACGCTATGAAGCAATTGATGGATATGAAGCTCATGTAGTTTCTGGAAATACAAATGACATTCAAGCTGAAGAGTATGAAGGTATGAGCGATGTTCTTTTAACTGATTTACTACCTAAAGGTTTAGGGTTTGATATGAATTTCCATATTCTATCTTTTAAACCTGGAGCTAGCCATGGTTATATTGAAACCCATGTCCAAGAACACGGTGCTTATATGTTATCGGGTGCTGGAGTCTATGTACTAGATAATGAATGGTTACCAATTAAAAAGGGAGACTATTTATTTATGGGAGCATACGTTCCTCAAGCAACTTATGCAGTTGGACGTGATGAAAGCTTTAGTTATTTATACTCTAAAGATTGTAACCGAGATGCACAAATATAA